The Pseudobacteriovorax antillogorgiicola genome includes a region encoding these proteins:
- a CDS encoding polyamine aminopropyltransferase yields the protein MAKLVTQEKLILACIFATGFSGVVSEYVMATLASYLIGDSITQWAMTISVMLFFMGVGSKLSERLPGDPLRNFVICELILSLIVSFAPTLVYSLAAYTERIELVVYTLTSCLGILIGAEIPLASQILSRSMSLKTNIAWVLSQDYFGALVGGVFFVFLGKAYLGLAYTSVFLGALNLVVALSCCRGFPRLPVAATALLLLLNAAIAKDVVVYGEQSRYRDLIIWSEASDYQKIVLTQWKDDYWLYLNGNEQFSTVDEHKYHETLVHPTLNVSRANKRILILGGGDGLAAREILNFHPEVEEITVVDLDPGVTKLSQTHPVMLKINERSLLHSKVRIINQDAKQFLSQNKALYDSIIIDLPDPKTVSIARLYTNEFYSLARKSLSNGGCMATQALSPFYVPQAFWSIDKTLTQVGLSTKSYWISLPTLGDWGFVMGCRDQSPEMVSHRFLRTNIDNRFRFLDKDQLVAMQIFDKEIKIAKKEAQASNLFNLNVYKYYQKGRWDLY from the coding sequence TTGGCTAAGCTGGTAACCCAAGAAAAGCTGATTTTAGCTTGTATCTTTGCCACCGGCTTCTCTGGGGTCGTGTCGGAATATGTGATGGCGACCTTAGCTAGCTATCTCATTGGCGACTCTATTACCCAATGGGCCATGACCATTTCAGTAATGCTATTCTTCATGGGCGTGGGAAGTAAGCTTTCCGAAAGACTTCCTGGTGATCCACTTCGTAACTTTGTAATCTGTGAATTAATCCTATCTCTGATCGTCTCTTTCGCGCCAACGCTTGTTTATAGCCTTGCAGCGTATACGGAGCGCATCGAGCTAGTGGTTTACACTTTGACCTCATGCCTTGGCATTCTCATTGGTGCAGAGATCCCTTTAGCTTCTCAGATTCTTAGTCGTTCCATGTCATTGAAAACGAATATCGCCTGGGTTCTTTCCCAAGATTACTTTGGTGCCCTGGTAGGCGGGGTATTCTTCGTATTTTTGGGCAAGGCCTATCTTGGGCTCGCCTACACCTCGGTGTTTCTAGGGGCATTGAATCTGGTGGTAGCCCTATCTTGCTGCCGTGGTTTTCCCAGGCTACCAGTCGCAGCTACAGCACTTCTCCTTTTGCTAAATGCAGCAATTGCAAAAGATGTTGTAGTCTATGGCGAACAGTCTCGCTATCGAGATCTCATCATCTGGAGCGAAGCCAGTGACTACCAAAAGATTGTGCTCACACAGTGGAAAGACGACTATTGGCTTTACCTCAATGGCAATGAGCAATTTTCCACCGTGGACGAGCATAAATATCATGAGACCTTGGTTCATCCAACTCTAAACGTCAGTCGAGCCAATAAGCGGATCTTGATCTTAGGAGGTGGCGATGGCCTTGCCGCCCGTGAGATACTCAACTTTCATCCAGAAGTTGAAGAGATTACGGTTGTCGACCTAGACCCTGGAGTCACAAAGTTAAGCCAAACACATCCTGTAATGCTAAAGATTAATGAGAGGTCCCTACTCCACTCCAAAGTCCGTATTATCAATCAAGATGCTAAGCAGTTTTTGAGTCAGAACAAAGCACTCTATGACAGCATCATCATCGATCTACCAGACCCTAAAACGGTTTCCATTGCTAGACTCTATACCAATGAGTTTTACAGCCTCGCACGAAAGAGCCTGAGCAACGGCGGATGCATGGCAACCCAAGCCCTGTCTCCATTTTATGTTCCCCAAGCTTTCTGGTCGATCGATAAAACCCTGACTCAAGTCGGCCTCAGTACGAAAAGCTATTGGATCAGCCTTCCTACCCTCGGAGACTGGGGATTTGTCATGGGGTGCCGCGATCAAAGCCCTGAAATGGTCTCTCATCGCTTTCTCAGAACAAATATTGATAATAGATTTAGGTTCTTGGACAAAGACCAGCTGGTCGCCATGCAAATCTTTGATAAAGAGATCAAAATAGCCAAAAAAGAGGCGCAGGCATCCAATCTTTTCAATCTCAATGTCTACAAATACTACCAAAAAGGGCGCTGGGATCTATACTAG
- a CDS encoding DUF350 domain-containing protein, which produces MFWGIPVYTSISVLVTTLLVLFLGQKVYYLMRREIDFADELTNKDNGAVALSVIGYMTGLFLACFGVIHGPSHGLWNDVMDVAIYGALAIVLLNISTWVSEKLVLRKFSNITELVRDRNMGVGATELGFHIASGLILMGALNGEGGIDTALVFWAAGQISLILLFSIYNLLTPFSLHEHLEKDNVGVGICIAGILIATGNIIRVGISGDFISWSTNFSQFAIYSGLSAIILPLTRVIVDVIFVPSAKLSDEIVHQENSNIGIALFEAGSYIGVSMILGGIFG; this is translated from the coding sequence ATGTTTTGGGGAATTCCAGTTTATACTTCGATCAGTGTGTTGGTCACGACTCTGTTGGTCTTATTTCTAGGACAAAAGGTCTATTACTTGATGCGCAGGGAGATCGACTTTGCAGATGAACTAACCAATAAAGATAACGGTGCGGTTGCGCTTTCAGTGATCGGCTACATGACAGGTCTATTTCTCGCTTGTTTCGGTGTCATCCATGGCCCCAGCCATGGCCTCTGGAACGATGTCATGGATGTTGCAATTTACGGTGCCCTTGCGATCGTGCTCCTCAATATATCCACCTGGGTCTCTGAAAAACTAGTCCTCCGTAAGTTCTCCAACATTACCGAGCTGGTTCGAGATCGAAACATGGGCGTAGGTGCTACAGAGCTAGGCTTCCATATTGCTAGCGGGCTCATACTCATGGGAGCGCTGAATGGCGAAGGTGGTATTGATACGGCACTAGTATTCTGGGCTGCAGGGCAAATCAGTCTCATCCTGCTATTTAGTATCTATAATCTGCTGACACCTTTTTCCCTTCACGAGCATCTTGAAAAAGACAATGTTGGCGTTGGAATCTGTATTGCTGGAATCTTAATTGCTACCGGAAACATCATTCGCGTCGGTATATCGGGAGACTTCATCTCGTGGTCCACCAACTTTTCTCAATTCGCGATCTATTCAGGCCTTTCGGCCATCATTTTGCCTTTAACACGGGTGATTGTGGATGTGATTTTCGTTCCTTCTGCAAAACTATCGGACGAAATCGTTCATCAAGAAAATTCCAATATTGGTATCGCCCTGTTTGAAGCAGGCTCCTATATCGGAGTGTCTATGATTCTTGGGGGCATCTTTGGCTAA
- a CDS encoding PspA/IM30 family protein — protein MSFFNRMSTLFRAKANEALDEVEAKNAIPILKEKIEELKRDYASINTSRAEHKSRIKITEKNIERGEKESALNLQKAKELKAQGTDEAMQLAKEYVSRHLECVKRIEPLKTQLQTQKAQDDEFRRKADRLQDTIRQWQSEIVTLEARSKTAEAELEIEKTLSQTDPDSTLAMMEKLKSKVESKEALASSYRDIGNESKSLDQKADELLSKSDSSVDDLLSKL, from the coding sequence ATGTCATTTTTCAATAGAATGTCCACATTGTTTCGAGCAAAGGCTAACGAAGCACTAGATGAAGTCGAAGCCAAGAACGCAATACCTATTTTGAAAGAGAAGATAGAAGAGCTTAAGCGGGATTATGCTAGCATCAATACCAGCCGTGCAGAGCATAAGTCTCGGATCAAAATTACAGAGAAGAATATCGAGCGAGGGGAAAAAGAGTCAGCTCTTAACCTACAAAAGGCCAAAGAACTCAAGGCACAGGGAACCGATGAGGCCATGCAATTGGCAAAAGAGTACGTCAGTCGCCATCTAGAATGTGTGAAACGGATTGAGCCATTGAAGACACAACTTCAAACTCAAAAAGCTCAGGACGATGAGTTCCGGCGTAAGGCTGATCGCCTCCAGGATACTATCAGACAATGGCAATCCGAGATCGTTACACTTGAAGCCAGATCGAAGACAGCTGAAGCTGAACTAGAAATTGAGAAAACCTTGTCTCAGACTGATCCAGACTCCACATTAGCAATGATGGAAAAACTCAAATCTAAGGTGGAATCAAAGGAAGCCTTGGCCAGCTCCTATCGGGATATCGGCAATGAGTCAAAGTCCTTGGATCAAAAGGCTGATGAACTTCTCAGTAAGTCAGACTCCTCAGTTGACGACCTTCTCAGCAAGTTATAG
- a CDS encoding potassium channel family protein, whose protein sequence is MLQFLLQIFRNTLIRHGTLTLLALCLMLVYSVVGFMLTEGQTNPKLTWGDALWWAIVSMTTVGYGDLYPTTSLSRFLVGIPTMFFGCALVAQVLGSMADHIIKTESRKRRGLKTLRCKDHIIIIRLPSLTKVVQLVNEIRADESTGKTPIVLIDDRFEELPEDLSNLGVSFVRGNAEEPAVLNRANYENARQIIILADPDEPRLSDLRSLAIILSVEAKAGHVVTIAEVLQPEKVTVFKEAGCDSVLCVSDLSSQMIAQEIQDPGLGHVMQELTSNRSGKQLYMIPIPQQYKIYQDVEDWLKPKDALLIGLSHQREHGGHSHSSWYPKQDHPIIQGDRAIIIADERLRGQA, encoded by the coding sequence ATGCTCCAATTTCTGCTTCAAATTTTTCGCAACACATTGATACGCCACGGCACCCTCACATTGTTGGCTCTTTGCCTGATGCTTGTCTATTCTGTCGTCGGATTCATGCTAACAGAAGGTCAGACAAATCCAAAACTAACTTGGGGAGATGCTCTTTGGTGGGCGATTGTATCGATGACGACGGTAGGGTATGGCGATTTATACCCAACAACATCACTTAGTCGCTTTCTAGTTGGCATACCTACCATGTTCTTCGGGTGTGCACTAGTGGCTCAGGTGCTGGGCTCTATGGCAGATCATATCATAAAGACCGAATCACGTAAGCGAAGGGGGCTAAAAACCTTGAGGTGCAAAGACCATATTATCATTATTCGACTACCTTCCCTAACCAAAGTCGTTCAGCTTGTGAATGAGATTCGAGCTGACGAATCTACTGGAAAAACTCCGATTGTTCTGATTGACGATCGTTTCGAGGAACTACCGGAAGACCTCTCGAATTTAGGAGTGTCTTTTGTTCGCGGCAATGCCGAGGAACCAGCGGTGCTGAATCGAGCCAACTATGAGAACGCGCGTCAGATAATAATCCTCGCAGACCCCGATGAGCCGCGATTGTCCGATCTTCGTAGCCTGGCGATCATTCTTTCCGTCGAAGCCAAGGCCGGCCATGTGGTGACAATCGCAGAGGTCCTGCAGCCTGAAAAGGTGACTGTTTTTAAGGAAGCCGGATGCGACAGTGTTCTGTGTGTTTCCGATTTGTCCAGCCAGATGATTGCCCAAGAGATTCAAGATCCTGGCTTAGGCCATGTGATGCAAGAGTTGACCTCCAACCGCAGTGGCAAGCAGCTCTATATGATCCCCATACCTCAGCAATACAAGATCTATCAGGATGTCGAGGATTGGCTAAAGCCAAAGGATGCCTTGCTCATTGGGCTCAGCCATCAGCGAGAGCACGGGGGTCACAGCCACAGTTCTTGGTACCCCAAGCAGGATCATCCGATAATTCAAGGAGACAGGGCCATTATCATCGCCGACGAGCGATTGCGTGGCCAGGCTTAG
- a CDS encoding molecular chaperone Tir — protein sequence MDSYKDLIRGYLAELGVKVLSEGERTLVCQDLSEGINNLILFVDDPILILEQHIANSDKLKPGYEKELLRRNNSLVHGAFVLDNKDRVVWKDTLRLENLDLNELEGSIKALSMSMVEHSQFFLNQRA from the coding sequence ATGGATAGTTACAAAGACTTGATTCGCGGTTATCTCGCCGAACTCGGCGTAAAAGTATTGTCTGAAGGCGAAAGAACGCTGGTTTGTCAGGATTTAAGCGAAGGAATCAACAATCTCATTCTGTTTGTTGACGACCCCATTCTAATTCTCGAACAACACATCGCGAACAGCGACAAGCTCAAGCCTGGTTACGAGAAGGAGCTGCTGCGTAGAAACAACAGTTTGGTACATGGAGCTTTTGTGCTTGACAACAAGGATCGCGTTGTTTGGAAAGATACACTTAGACTAGAGAACTTAGATCTAAACGAACTCGAAGGCTCTATCAAAGCACTTTCCATGAGTATGGTCGAACACTCTCAATTCTTTCTAAACCAAAGGGCATAG
- a CDS encoding DUF4178 domain-containing protein — protein MNFLGIFKKKKEKPDGKSFDLGLQGLKAGGFVDYQLQSYQVEKKSLYEEDGERSFEWHLVSQTDSKHRFLSYEKDDGVEYWHLTEKLALKHLPQGLLDACGRDDAPQEIEVEGERYFLQYSGACYFYETEDSIDRDEMIYWHYEDGDEEKLIQIEQWGEQEFEAYHGKYVEDTDFYNIIQGS, from the coding sequence ATGAATTTTTTAGGTATCTTTAAAAAGAAAAAAGAAAAGCCTGATGGCAAGAGTTTCGACCTAGGTCTTCAAGGCCTTAAAGCTGGTGGCTTCGTCGATTATCAACTGCAATCCTATCAGGTGGAAAAGAAAAGCCTCTACGAAGAGGATGGCGAAAGAAGCTTCGAATGGCATCTTGTCAGCCAGACTGATAGCAAGCATCGCTTTCTTTCTTACGAAAAAGACGATGGTGTGGAATATTGGCATCTAACTGAGAAACTTGCTCTCAAACATTTACCCCAAGGGCTCTTGGATGCTTGTGGGCGGGATGACGCTCCTCAAGAAATTGAAGTGGAAGGTGAGCGCTATTTTCTGCAATATTCTGGCGCTTGTTATTTCTATGAAACTGAAGACAGCATTGATCGGGATGAAATGATTTATTGGCACTATGAAGATGGTGATGAGGAGAAGTTAATTCAGATCGAGCAATGGGGCGAACAAGAGTTCGAGGCCTATCACGGCAAGTATGTAGAGGATACTGATTTCTATAATATCATTCAAGGATCGTAG